The genomic segment CACAACCAACCCGACCAACCCCTCTTATTCTCCGCTCTACGATTCTCCGGTCTACGCACTCATCATCGATGACAGATCAAGAGAACCTATTGTTCACATCAGAGAAGGTATCAAAAACGCTTGGGAAGACTTGCAGCAGGCAAAAAAGTTAGGCTATCAAGCACTTGTGGTTGTTGAAGCGCGCACTGCTGACGACATCAAAAAAGTCGCCGATTTGGCATCTCGTGTCGTCGAAAAATACAGAGCAATGGCTTCTTCTCACGATCAACCAGGCAATCAAGCAGACAAACAACAACCCTCTTCAGGCCAAGCACTCCGCTTCCCCATTCGATGCAACGCATCCCAACTCGAAAAGCTGCTCAGCACCCACAACAAAAAAGGAAGAACGTAACAAAACACCTTCTTATCAACACACCACCCCTTACTTCATCAACAGATTCTTACCAATATATCAACAAAACACATTCTTTAAAAATTCCAAAACATTCTCCTCCACGCTATGGAGCATCACCACCAAAAAAACACTACAGGAGCACACAAGCAAAAAAAGAACAAGGAAACCCGCAAAGAACAACATAAAGAAGCAACACGACAAGCGAAAGACAACAACAAACGCACACTCACCATCATTCAATTCCTCTTTGAAGTCATCGTCGCAGGAGGATTCCTCCTCGGCCTCATCCCCTTCGCCTACCTCTTTTCCGTATGGTTCGTCATTCCACTCACCATCACCAACCTCATTCTTTCCATCATTACGAAAAACGACACGTTCAATTACACACTTCCCAACGTCTTCCTTGCCTTCTTCAGCCTCATGCCCATCCTTGGCATCGCGGCACGCATAGCCGGAGTCATCTTCGCCGCGCTCTCAGCAGCCACCCTCTCCAAACAATTCTAAGAGGCCTTAAGCAACAACACCAAAAAACATCAAACCAAAAAAAACATTCAACACTTAAAACTTCGCAACCCCGCCCTTCTGAAGCTTTTGCATCAACTTCCGCACATCCTTCTCCGACCCGCCGCCGCCAAGCATCTTCACCAACTTCTTCGACTGCCGATACTGCTTGAGCAAGGAGCGAACCTCGGAAGGATCCACGCCTGCACCTCTCGCAACACGCCCAATCCTTGACGCGTTCAACTCCTCGGGCCGCTCAAGCTCCTCCCTCGTCATCGAATCCATAGCATAACGCCACAGCTTCAGCTTCTCCTCCTGCACCTTCAACGACTCCTTCGGAAGCGGCAACGAACTCATCCCCGGAACGAGCTCCAGCACCCTCGAGAGAGGGCCCATCTTGCGCACCGCCTCCATCTGCTGATACAAGTCCAGCAAATTAAAATCTCCCTTGAGAAACTTCCTCCCCAAGTCCTGCGCCTCTTCTTCAGAAATCGCTTCCCGAGCTTTCTCCAAGAGGCCCTCCAAGTCACCCATGCCAAGCAAGCGCCCCACAAAACGCTTCGGATCAAAAATCTCAAACTCGTCAAGCTTCTCCCCCACCCCGATGAACTTCACCGGCGCGCCCGTCACGGAGCACGCAATGAGCGCACCGCCCCCCTTCGCAGTGCCATCAAGCTTCGTAATAACGACGCCCGTCACGTGGCACGTCTCGTGAAACGCCTCTGCTTGGCGTTGCGCCGCCTGACCAACATCCCCCGCCATGACCAACAACGTCTCATCAGGACGCACCACCTTGGAGAGCCTATCAAGCTCCTCAATTAAATCCTCAGAAAGCGCATCCCTCCCCGCCGTATCCACAATAACCACATCAGCACCCTTCGTATCAGCGGCTTCAACAATCTTAACCGGATCCTTCGCTCCCTTGACTCCAAAAACAGGGACACCAATACGCTTCCCCAACTGCTCAAGCTGATCAAGCGCGGCCGGCCTCCACGTGTCCGTCTGAATCAACACCACCTTCAAACCCCGCTTCTTGTAAAAATGCGCAAGCTTGCCTGCCGTCGTCGTCTTCCCATTGCCAAAAAGCCCGACCAGCATAATAGTAAACGGCTTTTTTTGGGGGATCACACGTGGCGCCTCCCCACCAAGGAAGGACACCAACTCCTCATACACAATATTAATCAAGAACTCTTGTTTTGTCAACCCCTTCGGGCAGTCTTCCTTGAGGGCGCGCTCCTTTATCCTCCTCGTCACCTCAAACACGAGCTGGACATTCGCATCCGATTGGAGCAACGCCCGCTGAATATCCTTCACAAGCTCATTCACGAGCTTTTCATCAACGAAGAGCGACTTCGTAACCTTCTTGATCGTTGAGCGCAGCGACTCCCCAAGCTTGTCTAGCACCATACCAACCGCGAGGCAAGTCACCCACCATTTATAAATATTCACTGAAACCCGCCACGAACAGCCCCCCCTTCAACAAAAAAAATTCCTCTTTCGTTCCTGCGGTTCGCCTCAACCAAATAGCACAGTATTTAAAAAAAACAAGAACACCCTCTTCAGAGGAAGACGCATAGACGCTAAGAGAACAAGCGCGTACTTAAAAAAAAAACAAAAACTACCAAACAAAACAAAACACGACAACTGAGACGAAGAGCAATGGCAAAAATTTACCTCTTCAACCCCCACAGGCAACCACGCAGCCCCCACGCCATCGAAGGAAACGGCGAAATCCTCCCGTTCGACTCCACACGAAAAAGCGACAGGAGCGAACGCCTCCACTACCGCCTCCTGCTCCACGAACTAAAATCAACCACGCCCGAACAGGAGATGCCGTACCACTCCCGCAACCGCATACAAAACTTCTTCTTCGGCAAACACGCCTCCGCCCCGCCAGCAGTACCACTTAATCCTGAAGAACTGCTCGCCATAAGCATTGGAGGCGGTGCCGCGACGTACCTGCTCAGCGGCAGCATTCCAGCAGCGCTTCTCGTAGGCGCGGCGCCCTACCTCGCCAACACAGCAAAGAACGCCTGGCGCGCCTTCTTTAAGAAAGAACAACAACCAGAAAAACCAAGCGAAGACGCAGAGGAGCGGCAACTCGCCGCCCGCAACCCGCAGCCTTCCCTTCTTGAACGCATTCTCTTCGGAGACGAGGAAGATACGTGGTGAACACGTTCCACCCGCGAAGCACGGTGCGGAAAGCCAAGACGAGACTATAAAAAAACCAGGAAGAACTGCATTGCACAACACGTGTTGAAAAGAAGCGCCTCCGCCCGGATTCGAACCGGGGACCTTTCGGTTAACAGCCGAATGCTCTAGCCGCTAAGCTACGGAGGCTGACACGAACGCAAGAGCACGCACCCCATTTAAAAGCTTTGCTCTCAACAACCACCCTCGTCAAGGCATTCGTTCACTCCAGCAATTTTCCTTCCAAAAAAAAAACACAAAAAAACACGACGAGGTTACGTCTCATTCAAACAACCCGCCAATGACCCTCGCGTCCTCTTCACAAAACATCAACTCAGCCTTCGCGCTTTTCCCCATCACGAAGGACGCAGGTACGCACCCATGTACTTTATGAGGTAATACAAGCGAGTAATATCATAGTACACAAGCTCGCGCTGCGCCTCCGTCAAAGGATGATACAAATTCAAAATAGTAAGGTAGTGCCGCTTTGCTGGACCAATCCTTCCGAACTGCAAGGCAACGTACGTATTCACCAGCTCATACCGGATACGCTCAACCGCACTCGCACCCGCCGGGGCCTCCAACTCCTGCACTTCACGGCGCACCTCATCAAGCGTGTACTCCGCCGTTGAAACAATCAACGTCCTAAACTCTTCCAAGACGCACTTCAACACAAGCGGCAAATTCCCTGAACGCTTCTCAAGACCGGCAACCCTTCGCTCAAACAAGACAAGAAACTGCTTCAACGACTCTGGCACCGACGCCTTCTTCACCGCCTCCAAGAAATCTTCACGGGTAAAATCCTCCTCCAAATCCAGCGCGAAAAAGAGGTACTTCCTCGCCGCTTCAAACAAGCGTCCAGCATTATGGCTGAGCTGATCGATTTCACGCTCCAGCGCCCGTACCGCCTTCAACAATTGTTCCTTCTCCTCCTTGGACAGCAAGAACACCTTCGACCGCCTCCCCGAAACCCACCATCCAAGCAAAGCCAGCCATTGGCGAATCTTCCTGCGAAACAAAACATAGAACACCAGCAGAAACAAAAGAAGAACGAACAACACAAAGAGAGCAGTGGTGAAAAAACCCTCTGTTGGCTGTACCGGCTGAGGAAACTCAAGAAGAAGGC from the Candidatus Woesearchaeota archaeon genome contains:
- a CDS encoding signal recognition particle protein, with protein sequence MVLDKLGESLRSTIKKVTKSLFVDEKLVNELVKDIQRALLQSDANVQLVFEVTRRIKERALKEDCPKGLTKQEFLINIVYEELVSFLGGEAPRVIPQKKPFTIMLVGLFGNGKTTTAGKLAHFYKKRGLKVVLIQTDTWRPAALDQLEQLGKRIGVPVFGVKGAKDPVKIVEAADTKGADVVIVDTAGRDALSEDLIEELDRLSKVVRPDETLLVMAGDVGQAAQRQAEAFHETCHVTGVVITKLDGTAKGGGALIACSVTGAPVKFIGVGEKLDEFEIFDPKRFVGRLLGMGDLEGLLEKAREAISEEEAQDLGRKFLKGDFNLLDLYQQMEAVRKMGPLSRVLELVPGMSSLPLPKESLKVQEEKLKLWRYAMDSMTREELERPEELNASRIGRVARGAGVDPSEVRSLLKQYRQSKKLVKMLGGGGSEKDVRKLMQKLQKGGVAKF